Proteins encoded together in one Aurantiacibacter aquimixticola window:
- a CDS encoding SH3 domain-containing protein, whose translation MSQADDPTDAPADGALTQGPYALSGAVDKPDPRSVPLRGDLAHIALAGKYFVPHYAVPQPRTVMPGGAPLLAADEDGGEELCSLMEGDSFEVLDIAGAWAWGCLSVDGPVGYVQLDRLEPLS comes from the coding sequence TTGAGCCAGGCTGACGATCCGACGGATGCACCCGCCGACGGTGCGTTGACGCAGGGGCCTTATGCGCTTTCGGGTGCAGTGGACAAGCCTGATCCGCGCAGCGTGCCGCTCCGCGGCGATCTTGCGCATATCGCACTCGCCGGAAAATATTTCGTGCCGCATTACGCCGTGCCCCAGCCGCGCACCGTTATGCCCGGGGGCGCACCCCTCCTCGCTGCGGACGAAGATGGCGGCGAGGAACTGTGCTCGCTGATGGAAGGGGACAGTTTCGAAGTGCTCGATATTGCCGGTGCCTGGGCATGGGGATGTCTCTCCGTCGATGGCCCCGTGGGATATGTTCAGCTGGACCGGCTGGAGCCTCTGTCCTGA